Proteins encoded together in one Triticum dicoccoides isolate Atlit2015 ecotype Zavitan chromosome 7B, WEW_v2.0, whole genome shotgun sequence window:
- the LOC119339343 gene encoding F-box protein At2g16450-like — translation MEGGSRTGDYGDERAQTSGNENAFFAHSYMEASLPLLPTATAETAVERLTDDLLVEILSRVPVKSLCRFKCVSNHWLSLIHHPEHRKKLPQTPAGFFYGSAITSEWLLKSPVHFTDFPGRLSPPFDTSCTFLPDHGRVELLDCCNGLLLCRWYDAKF, via the exons ATGGAAGGTGGATCCAGGACGGGGGACTACGGTGATGAGCGGGCGC AAACGAGCGGAAATGAGAATGCCTTCTTTGCTCATTCTTACATGGAAGCAA GTCTTCCCCTTCTTCCCACAGCGACGGCAGAGACGGCGGTCGAGAGACTCACCGATGACCTCCTCGTGGAGATCCTCTCGCGCGTCCCGGTCAAGTCGCTCTGCCGCTTCAAGTGCGTCTCCAACCACTGGCTGAGCCTCATCCACCACCCGGAACACCGCAAGAAGCTCCCCCAGACACCGGCCGGCTTCTTCTACGGCAGCGCCATCACCAGCGAGTGGCTTCTGAAATCCCCTGTCCACTTCACCGATTTCCCGGGGAGACTTTCCCCTCCGTTCGACACCTCTTGCACCTTCCTGCCCGACCATGGGCGCGTCGAACTATTGGACTGCTGCAACGGCCTCCTCCTCTGCCGCTGGTATGACgcaaagttttaa
- the LOC119342118 gene encoding F-box protein At5g07610-like, translating into MSDPVDTSSPLKKGRTLSRCRYASPHSDGGMAVERLTDDLLVEILARLPVKSLCRFKCVSNHWLALIHHPEHRKKLPQTPAGLFYGSANTSDWLLKSPVRFADFPGRCSPPIDTSCAFLPNHRRVHLLDCCNGLLLCRWYVSAQGDEFHYVVCNPATEKWTVLPDSGKPTSEVATTRLGFDPAVSSHFYVFELINEHEQLWDPDIVGVAVYSSETGGWVYKEKKWNADIRIINRQSASVFLNGYLHFEADCGGISPCLAVVDTKGETWMNIDAPDADALLDGFIQRSQGRLHYANFQQDEDGFTIRLVVYVLENYQSKEWILKHSVDTSYIFGETDSHFRLDQDFEWIAIHPECNMIFFNVGWFITFTCYNMDSGQVKLISGPVDGKPPYMPYVPLYAELQPLHI; encoded by the coding sequence ATGTCCGACCCCGTGGATACCTCTAGCCCACTGAAGAAAGGACGCACCTTGTCTCGTTGCCGGTACGCGTCTCCCCACAGCGACGGCGGGATGGCAGTCGAGAGACTCACCGACGACCTCCTCGTCGAGATCCTCGCGCGTCTCCCGGTCAAGTCGCTCTGCCGCTTCAAGTGCGTCTCCAACCACTGGCTGGCCCTCATCCACCACCCCGAACACCGCAAAAAGCTCCCCCAAACACCGGCCGGCCTCTTCTACGGCAGCGCCAACACCAGCGACTGGCTTCTGAAATCCCCCGTCCGCTTCGCCGATTTCCCGGGAAGATGCTCCCCTCCGATCGACACCTCCTGCGCCTTCCTGCCCAACCACCGGCGCGTCCATCTGCTGGACTGCTGCAACGGCCTCCTCCTCTGCCGCTGGTACGTCTCAGCCCAGGGCGATGAGTTCCATTATGTGGTGTGTAATCCTGCCACGGAGAAGTGGACCGTGTTGCCGGACTCCGGCAAGCCCACCAGCGAGGTGGCCACCACACGTTTGGGCTTCGATCCGGCCGTGTCGTCGCATTTCTATGTGTTTGAGTTGATAAATGAGCACGAGCAGCTTTGGGACCCTGACATTGTCGGGGTGGCAGTGTATTCCTCTGAAACCGGAGGATGGGTTTACAAGGAGAAGAAATGGAATGCAGACATTAGGATCATTAATCGTCAGTCTGCATCTGTCTTTCTTAACGGCTATCTGCATTTTGAAGCCGATTGTGGTGGGATATCTCCTTGTCTAGCTGTGGTGGACACCAAGGGGGAAACATGGATGAACATTGATGCCCCTGACGCTGACGCTCTGCTTGATGGTTTTATTCAGCGGTCACAGGGTCGCCTGCATTATGCCAATTTTCAGCAAGATGAAGATGGTTTTACCATTCGACTGGTAGTTTATGTTCTCGAGAACTATCAAAGCAAGGAATGGATACTGAAGCATAGCGTTGACACTTCGTACATATTTGGAGAAACAGATTCTCATTTCCGCCTCGACCAGGATTTTGAATGGATTGCGATTCATCCAGAATGCAACATGATATTCTTCAATGTTGGTTGGTTTATCACATTCACTTGCTATAATATGGATAGCGGGCAAGTCAAGCTGATCTCTGGTCCTGTAGATGGGAAGCCGCCATATATGCCATATGTGCCGTTGTATGCAGAGTTACAGCCGTTGCACATTTGA
- the LOC119336508 gene encoding F-box protein At5g07610-like yields MENGRMSDRIRSPSSPPSGSETAAERLTDDLLVEILSRVPARSLCRFKCVSKHWLGLINDRTYRRKLPQILAGFYDGGQLVDSGVPFTNISGSRHLTYPAFLPSRRKVMVVDCCNGLLLFSSYAGGDHGDELYVVCNPATEEWAELPHPGHSGDVSSINLCFDPAVSPHFHVFLLPAVEVEDQHGYCLTRVHVYSSETGSWVHKEKRWSGNIDVGYDPSFIYLNGYLHFCAIVDDSARQLAAVDKEGGARTDFRVPDDLNVCFIQQSQGCLHYAGFDRGDNDDDVDRLLVYVLKDYDSKEWILKHSVETSHVFGGLHAVSLYENFDWIAIHPECNLIFFTLAWEDITFMCYDMDRGQVKVICNLEESEPPYFPYVPLYEELQSLHK; encoded by the exons ATGGAGAACGGACGCATGTCAGACCGGATCAG GTCGCCCTCTTCTCCTCCCAGCGGCAGCGAGACGGCGGCCGAGAGACTCACCGACGACCTCCTCGTCGAGATCCTCTCGCGCGTGCCCGCCAGGTCGCTCTGCCGCTTCAAGTGCGTCTCCAAGCACTGGCTCGGCCTCATCAACGACCGCACCTACCGCCGGAAGCTGCCCCAGATCCTGGCCGGCTTCTACGACGGGGGCCAATTGGTAGATTCAGGTGTTCCTTTCACCAATATCTCGGGAAGCCGCCATCTCACATATCCCGCCTTCCTGCCCAGCCGCCGGAAGGTCATGGTCGTGGACTGCTGCAACGGCCTCCTTCTCTTCTCCTCATACGCTGGTGGCGACCATGGCGACGAGTTATACGTTGTGTGCAATCCCGCCACAGAGGAATGGGCTGAGTTGCCGCATCCCGGTCATTCCGGTGATGTGTCTAGTATAAACTTGTGTTTTGATCCAGCCGTGTCCCCCCATTTCCATGTGTTTTTGTTGCCGGCTGTGGAGGTGGAGGACCAACATGGCTACTGTCTTACCAGAGTGCATGTCTATTCATCTGAAACCGGGAGTTGGGTTCATAAGGAGAAGAGATGGAGCGGCAATATCGATGTCGGTTATGATCCGTCATTTATCTATCTCAATGGTTATCTGCATTTTTGCGCCATTGTTGATGATTCTGCCCGCCAGCTAGCTGCAGTGGACAAGGAGGGGGGAGCAAGGACTGACTTTCGTGTTCCTGATGATCTGAATGTTTGTTTTATTCAGCAGTCACAGGGCTGCCTGCATTATGCTGGTTTTGACAGaggtgacaatgatgatgatgttgatcgaCTGCTAGTTTATGTTCTTAAAGACTATGACAGCAAAGAATGGATACTGAAGCATAGCGTCGAAACTTCACATGTGTTTGGAGGGCTTCATGCAGTCAGCCTTTATGAGAACTTTGATTGGATTGCAATTCATCCAGAATGTAACTTGATCTTCTTCACTCTGGCCTGGGAGGATATCACATTCATGTGCTATGATATGGATCGTGGACAAGTTAAAGTGATCTGCAATCTTGAAGAAAGCGAGCCACCATATTTTCCGTATGTTCCACTATATGAAGAGTTACAATCTTTGCACAAGTGA